A region of Halosolutus amylolyticus DNA encodes the following proteins:
- a CDS encoding glutathione S-transferase N-terminal domain-containing protein produces the protein MADITFYELPGCPFCAKVRTKLEELDLEYDTIEVPRSHAERTEVETVSGQTGVPVITDEANGVEGMAESDDIVEYLEETYA, from the coding sequence ATGGCCGACATCACCTTCTACGAACTGCCTGGGTGCCCGTTCTGCGCGAAAGTCCGCACCAAACTCGAGGAACTGGACCTCGAGTACGACACGATCGAGGTCCCGCGATCGCACGCCGAACGGACCGAGGTCGAAACCGTCAGCGGCCAGACCGGCGTCCCGGTCATCACCGACGAGGCAAACGGCGTCGAGGGGATGGCCGAGAGCGACGACATCGTCGAGTACCTGGAAGAGACCTACGCCTGA
- a CDS encoding NCS2 family permease, with protein MGVAEYFGFDEYGTDLETELLAGLTTFLAMSYVIVVNPAILSEAIQIEGYSGQEVFQMIAVATILSSVVAILVMAFWANRPFGLAPGMGLNAFFAFTVVLGLGVPWEVALAAVFVEGVIFILLTAIGARRYVIELFPEPVKFAVGAGIGVFLLFLGLQEMEVVVTDEATMVTLGNVATSSIAALSLAGLALTLVLWARGVRGSIVIGIVTTALAGWILTLAGVVAPGVLTPGNSYEQVTQDGLTGMIASVQYDFTPLIAGFIDGLGQITEDPLVFVLVVFTFFFVDFFDTAGTLIGVSQIAGFLDEEGDLPEIERPLMADAVGTTVGAMIGTSTVTTYIESSTGVEEGGRTGFTALVVGVLFALSLLIVPLMAAIPQYATYIALVVVGIIMLQGVADIDWSDPAWAISSGLTITVMPLTTSIANGLAAGIMSYPLIKASMGEAKDVSLGQWVLAIAFVVYFAAYFAATAGMLAF; from the coding sequence ATGGGGGTCGCAGAGTACTTCGGATTCGACGAGTACGGGACCGATCTCGAGACAGAACTGCTCGCCGGCCTGACGACGTTCCTCGCGATGTCGTACGTCATCGTGGTCAACCCGGCGATCCTGAGCGAGGCGATCCAGATCGAGGGCTACTCCGGCCAGGAGGTGTTCCAGATGATCGCCGTGGCCACGATCCTCTCGTCGGTCGTGGCGATCCTGGTGATGGCGTTCTGGGCCAACCGGCCGTTCGGCCTCGCGCCGGGGATGGGGCTGAACGCCTTCTTCGCGTTCACCGTCGTCCTCGGTCTCGGCGTCCCCTGGGAGGTGGCGCTCGCGGCCGTCTTCGTCGAGGGTGTGATCTTCATCCTCCTGACGGCGATCGGCGCCCGGCGGTACGTCATCGAACTCTTCCCCGAACCGGTCAAGTTCGCCGTCGGGGCCGGTATCGGCGTCTTCCTGCTCTTCCTCGGCCTCCAGGAGATGGAGGTCGTCGTCACCGACGAGGCGACGATGGTGACGCTCGGCAACGTGGCGACCAGTTCGATCGCCGCGCTGTCGCTCGCCGGCCTCGCCCTGACGCTGGTGCTCTGGGCCCGCGGCGTCCGCGGGTCGATCGTCATCGGGATCGTCACGACCGCGCTCGCTGGCTGGATCCTGACGCTTGCCGGCGTGGTCGCGCCGGGCGTGCTCACGCCGGGGAACAGCTACGAACAGGTCACCCAGGACGGACTCACCGGGATGATCGCGAGCGTCCAGTACGACTTTACGCCGCTGATCGCCGGGTTCATCGACGGCCTCGGACAGATCACCGAGGACCCGCTCGTCTTCGTGCTCGTCGTGTTCACGTTCTTCTTCGTGGACTTCTTCGACACCGCGGGGACGCTCATCGGCGTCTCCCAGATCGCCGGCTTCCTCGACGAGGAGGGTGACCTCCCCGAGATCGAGAGGCCGCTGATGGCCGACGCGGTCGGCACCACGGTCGGCGCGATGATCGGGACGTCGACGGTCACCACCTACATCGAATCCTCGACCGGGGTCGAGGAGGGCGGCCGCACCGGCTTCACCGCACTCGTCGTCGGCGTGCTGTTCGCGCTGTCGTTGCTGATCGTCCCGCTGATGGCCGCGATTCCGCAGTACGCGACCTACATCGCGCTCGTCGTCGTCGGGATCATCATGCTCCAGGGCGTCGCTGACATCGACTGGAGCGACCCCGCGTGGGCGATCTCCAGCGGCCTGACGATCACCGTCATGCCCCTGACCACCTCGATCGCGAACGGCCTCGCCGCCGGGATCATGAGCTATCCGCTGATCAAGGCGTCGATGGGCGAAGCCAAGGACGTCTCGCTCGGCCAGTGGGTGCTGGCGATCGCCTTCGTGGTCTACTTCGCGGCCTACTTCGCGGCCACGGCCGGCATGCTCGCCTTCTAG
- a CDS encoding potassium channel family protein, with protein MRFVIVGYGRVGSRTARILTEEGHDVVVVDDDPDRIERASEAGFDTVQGDGADESVLVDAGIEDADAIGAFTPDLNANFAACMVGTHHGCRTVLRIDEDYREDIYQKYAEDVDEIVYPERLGAAGAKTAMLGGDFNVVADLATNLQLTVLEIREGSPAVGKRISELDLPEAARIYAHGRARESLTIPLPGTELAAGDEVAIIVETDEAEAVRSALLPASA; from the coding sequence ATGAGGTTTGTCATCGTGGGATACGGCCGGGTCGGCTCGCGAACGGCGCGCATTCTCACCGAGGAGGGCCACGACGTCGTCGTCGTCGACGACGACCCGGACCGGATCGAGCGGGCCAGCGAGGCGGGGTTCGACACGGTCCAGGGCGACGGTGCCGACGAGTCGGTCCTCGTCGACGCGGGGATCGAGGACGCGGACGCGATCGGTGCGTTCACGCCGGATCTCAACGCCAACTTCGCGGCCTGCATGGTCGGCACCCACCACGGCTGTCGAACCGTCCTCCGGATCGACGAGGACTACCGCGAGGACATCTACCAGAAGTACGCCGAGGACGTCGACGAGATCGTCTACCCGGAACGGCTCGGCGCGGCCGGTGCCAAGACCGCTATGCTCGGCGGCGACTTCAACGTCGTCGCCGACCTCGCGACGAACCTCCAGTTGACCGTCCTCGAGATCCGCGAGGGGTCGCCCGCCGTCGGCAAGCGGATCAGCGAACTCGACCTGCCCGAAGCCGCGCGGATCTACGCTCACGGGCGCGCACGCGAGTCACTGACGATCCCGCTCCCCGGAACGGAACTCGCGGCCGGCGACGAGGTCGCCATCATCGTCGAGACGGACGAAGCCGAGGCCGTCCGATCGGCACTGTTGCCGGCGAGCGCGTAA